The following DNA comes from Funiculus sociatus GB2-C1.
CCTGACTTAGCCAAAGCCATAGAGGAAGCATTTAATAAGCTCTCCTTGAAGGACATCCAAAATTGGTTTACACACTGCTGTTACTGTACCTCAGCAGACTAGGAAACGCTATATTCCCTATTCCCCATTCCCCATTCCCAAATTTCAATGTTGCGATCGCCTAATTATACTAAGCTGCCTTTTACAGAAACCTATAGCGACATTATTGATGTCCGCTCACAAAGCGAATTCACCGAAGATCGTATTATAGGTGCCATTAACCTGCCCGTCTTGAATGACGAAGAACGCGCCAAAGTAGGAACACTCTACAAACAATGTCCTTTCACCGCCCGGAAATTGGGAGCCGCCCTAGTCGCCCAGAACATCGCCCAGCACCTCACCACTTACTTTGCAGACAAAGAAAAAGACTACCATCCCCTCATCTACTGCTGGCGTGGCGGACAGCGTTCTAATAGTTTAGCGATGGTCGTGAGCCAAATAGGTTGGCAAGTCACCATCATCGAAGGTGGCTACAAAACCTACCGCGCCTATGTGCGCGAACAACTAGAACATCTACCAGAAAAATTTACCTACCGGGTGTTAGCGGGAATGACTGGGAGCGGCAAAACCCACATCCTGCGCCACTTGGAGGCCCTTGGCGTTCAAGTGCTGGATTTGGAAGGTTTGGCTAACCATCGCGGTTCCCTGCTGGGTGAAGAGTGGGAGAGTGGGAGAGGCGAAGACAAGGAAAAAAAAGCGTTGTCCCCCCAATCCCCAATCCCCAATCCCCAATCCCCAGCCCCCAGCCCCCAATCCCAGCCATCGCAAAAACACTTTGAATCGCTGCTGCTGCACGAATTGCAAAGCTTTGACCCCAACTTGCCAGTATGGGTGGAAGCGGAAAGTAACAAAATTGGGCGCGTTTATTTGCCCAAATCTTTGTGGCAACAGATGCAACAATCTAGTGGTGTGGAAATTGAGCTACCTTTAAATGCCAGAATTCAGTGGCTATTGCAGGAATATCCCCAATTGATTGCTCACCCAGAAGTTGTGAAGGGGAAACTAGAAAAGCTGAAATCGCGCTATGGAGGGGAAAAAATCAAGGAGTGGTACAGGCTCATTGATGCTCAGCAAGGGGAAAATTTGGTAGGAGACTTGTTAGTGTGTCACTACGACCCCAGTTATAACCATGCTATTCACCGCTGTTTCCCCAAAATAGAGCGGGTGCTTTCTCTGCCAGATTTGTCCGATGCTAGTGTTACCGCATTGCTGAAAGAGTTTTGAGGTTTGAATTTTGTGCAGTAACCAACCTAGGGCTTACGCACGTCAACACGCTGTAGGGGCATGGCAATGCCATGCCCCTACGACAGAATCAGGCCTTCACTAATTAACTGCGTAAGTCCTGCCAACCCCTTCAACTGATAGCCCAAATTCCAAAATACAGAAGCCCCAGCTGATGTTCTACTTTGTGACACCAGTGGAGCTGAGGAAGCACTTAGGAGGTATCTTGCTGTCTAAGTTATCCGAAGAAATTTCAATCAGTGCAGACTTTTAACAAGTTCTTAATTGTTAGTTAGCCATTGGTCAGAAAAAGTTAATTGTATAACCTCAGCTTCGCTCTTTTTTCAGTTCTCGGAGGGCGGAATCCGCTCTCTGAGAGTCTTCCTTGTGTCCCTGACGACGGAAGAGATCGCGGGCTTGCTCAAAGGCAGCGATCGCGTCTTGAATGCGATCGCGCTTTTTGAGTGCTGTTCCCAGATTATAGTAAGCTTGTGCATTCTGCGGCGAGATTTCAATCAGCCGCCGATAGGCGACAATCGCCATCAGAAAATCCTGCTGCTTCATCAAAACATCAGCCACTCCAGCCTGTGCTTCCACTAAATCTGGTTGCAAAGAAGCCGCTCGTTGATAAGCTTCTAAAGCACCATTGAGATTATTCTGTTCTTGTAAAAGTTTGCCAATTTGGAGATTTATTTGAGGATTGCGCGGTTCCATCTGCGCTATTCGTTGTAAGGCCGCAACTCCAGCCGCAGTGTTGCCTTGCTTCAAGTAAGCGCTTGCCAAACTTAACTGCAAGCTGGTATCGTTGGGAGCCAGCGCCACAGCTCGCTGGAGAGCCTGCACAGCTTCTTTGGAACGCCCTTGCTTCATCAGGGTGGAGCCAATAAACTTGTGTGCTTCCAGATTTTGCGGGTCGAGCGCGATCGCGCCTTGATAGGCTTGCATCGCCCGGTTATAATCTCCTAAACGCTGTAGCACTACTCCCAACCCCAGATAAGCATTGAGATTTTTACTGTCCAGCCCAGTAGCACGCGCGTAAGCAGCAGCAGCACCAGCATTGTCTCCTAACTGCCCTAGACTGTAGCCCAGTGCATATTGGAAATCAGCATTTTTAGGTTCGAGGGTGACAGCCTGTAGATAAGCGTTAGCTGCTTGGCTATAATTTCCCTGAAGCGCCTCTAAGTAGCCGATAGCAGAAAAAATCCGGGGATTGTTCTTATCCAGTTCGGCGGCTTGTTGATAAACTTTCAATGCTTTGGCGATCTCTCTTGCATCCACCAACTTACGCCCTTGGCGCAGCAGGTTATTCACCTGTTGGTTGCTTTTTACACGAAGTGAGTTCATCGCTTCAGAAGCGTGAACGACTGGGGGGTGTACAGTGGCGATTCCTGCCAACAACAAGGAACTGGCTGCTATGATGGTCTGTTTTTGCACGGTCAATCTTATCTTAAGTTTCTACTATTGCTCAGTGCTACGAATGCGATCGCATTGAACCCATAATGGCAAAATCTGGATCTCTGTCCCAAATTTACCAAAGAAGGTTTTTTGAGGACAGTAAATGATTGTAACAATAACTGATGTCATTCAAGCATCTGGGATTTTGTGCTGGTATTCGGGAGACAACAGCGCGATCGCACTCTTGGTTATTCGCTGTGTGTTTGAACCGGAACAGCTTTGACGCGATCGCTTGTCCTGGTAATTCGTCCTACGCCTCTTTTAAGAAGGGGAGCCGATGCCGTAATTGCAATTGATTTCAATCCCGCCGCACACAATCGTAGCGCTTACCCGCAACGGGATTTAGTCCCCTGCCCGGCTTAACATTTTACCCCATCCGGATACATTTATTAAAACTCCGGTAATTTGTTGCTCATTCCCGCCACAGGAAGTGCTGTAAAGCTCAGGCAATTTTATTATCTATAGTTAACAAATTTCCCACTCAATAAAAAAGTTATTTCTTAAGAGATATAGACATTTAATAACGCTTGTTTCTAGGGATAGATATAGCCTATAAAATTGTTATTTCTAACGATAGACCTAATACTTCTTCCGACTGGCAGATGCAGCAAATAAAATAACGCTTTAAATTAAACTCAACGGGTGAAGAGCAAGAATAAGTAACTTTAAAAGGGCAAGGGAGATAAATCAGTTATGTCATACGCAAATCGGGAAGATAGAGTTGCTGTCCAGGCTCCTGTAGGCAATCAAATTGTTGAGTACCATGACCGTGTAAGATGGGGCCCAATTATTGCGGGTATTGTCACAGCTTTGGCTACTCAACTGATTCTTAGCGGCATAGGAATTGCAATTGGTGCTACTAGCATTGCAGGTTCAGGCGCACCTAGAACTAATGCACCTGATGTTGGTCAAGCAGTGGGAATCTGGTCGATTATATCTTTATTCCTTTCATTGTTGATTGGTAGTTGGGTAGCAGCTCGTGCCAGCGGCCCGATGAACCGCAACACAGCTATGCTTAATGGAGCTATTCTTTGGGCTACTACTTTGGCATTAAGTTCATGGTTATTGGCTAGTGGAGTAACAGGTGCGTTCGGCATCCTGGGGTCAAACGCTGGAGAAATTGTTAATCAAGTACAACAACCAGGCGGAGTTGATATACCTAACAATGCACCTAATGTGAATGTAACTGCTCAGCAAGCTCGTAACATTGCTGGCAACACAGCTAAAGCAGGTTGGTCGTTTACAATTGGTTCTCTATTAGGTTTAGCAGCATCATTGATTGGTTCTTCTATTGGTGCGCGTACCCCTCGCACTTATACATAGGAATTTGAGTAAAAAATCAAATCCTTAAGCTTGTTTTTGGCACTTTTGAAAGCACTTTAAAAAAGTGCTTTTTTTTGTATATAATTTCCCGGTTAATTACCTGCAAAGCAACCTCTCCCTGCTCCAGGGAGAGGACATAAAATGTTTTTTTTATACTAATCGCCCTACCTAAAACTTTGAGCTTGTTTTCAGTTAGTTATCGCTGGCGGCTATAGCATCCCATTAGTTCGGCGGCGGCGAGAATATGACCATCCATTGCCGCTTCCAACTGGCTTTTAGTTACACCCGATGCCAAATCTAAAACGCGATTTAAAGCATAGAGTCTGAAAAAGTAGCGATGCGTACCGCTGGGAGGACAAGGGCCACCATAACCTAAATTACCAAAATCATTTTTTCCTTGAGAGCCGCCATATTTCACGTTGGCTTCAGTGGGGACAGCTTCGGGTAGTTGGAGAATTTCTGGTGGCAAATCGTAGAGAACCCAATGAACAAAAATTCCCCCTGGCGCATCAGGGTCATCAACAATTAAAGCAAGACTTTCAGTACCTGTTGGTGGGGTAGTCCAACTCAGAGGAGGAGAAATATCTGCGCCGTCGCAGGTGTATTTAGACGGTATTAAACCATCGGCAGAAAAAGCTGTACTTTTAAGTTTCATCGTCTCTACTGCGAGTTTTTGACGATTGGTAGGGGTAACTGGCGAAGATAGCTAAATTGGTAAAATTGCAACTCCCTGTTAGTCAACCCTGCTAATCCAAGTAGATTAGCGCTTTGTCGCTGAAAGATGCGTCGTCCTTTGGGATTAAGCACGCTTAATATTTTGCCGTTGTGCAAAGAACAATAATCGCACTCAGAGATTCTTCAGGGTACGGCTTTCGTCCCCCAACAGCTTTAGCTGGCTGTTTTCCCCAACCATAGCGCGATCGCGATCGCGCTATGTCCTGTTCGCACTCAAATTCTAATTCTCTATCTCTTTAGCCGCCTCCCGCAGAATCGGCTTACCCATTGCCTTCTCAATCCGATCTAAAAGTGCATTTTTTCTAGCTTGGAAGAAGGCATCAAAATTATCTGTGCGTAAACTAGCTGGATCTACAACGTGCGATCGCAAAATCTCATTCAGATTGTCTTCTAAGATGTCGGATTTCTTCTCAATATCGGTTAAGTAAATGCTTGGTGCTTTACCTCCAATCATCTTATTAGTTTTGGCTGAAAGTGGGGTTTTGTTGATCGCGCAGTCGTAGACCTCAGATGCAATGCCGTTTTTCTGGCACCAGTGTTTCGGAAAAATGTGATGGATATCAATAGATTCATTAAACTCCATCAGAGTGTCGATGGGATAACTTGTAAAGAAGTCGCAACCACCATCCCTCAACAACAAAGCAGATAAGCCTTTATAAGCAGCACTTCTGCGAGTATAGAGACTTAAAAGGCGGTCAGGAGCAAAGTTAGCATCTCTGATCGTGTCAGGTTCAGCACCACAACCATTAATCCAGTCCCGCACTTGTGGTACATCTTTTGCTAAACGACTTTCAATGGCACTATTGTAGAGTTCTCCAAAAACTCCACACCAATACCAATTAGCTAATTTTGCAATTGCTCCCGCGCCAATAGTGCGATCGCCAAGTGCTGCAAAAATAGCTGCAAGGGCTGTAAGCTGAGTTTGATAAGGCAGATCGCGATCGCTAAATATCTTTTGCGTGTGGAGGAATTTTGCCGCTTGCTCAAACCCTAGAGTAACTAAATCAGCCCATTCCTTGTATTGCTCCAAAGTCAGGCTTAGAATATCCTTGCGCTTACAGCTTACTGAGGATTTTTCAAGAGTAGCAAGTAACGTCACCGCCTGTAAAAAATCAGTGTTTTCAATATCTCTTAGTACCTGATGGATCTTCAGTGCCTTCTCTCGTGTTGCCCAATCTTCTCGGAGGTTGAACATATCGGCTGCAAAAGTTGCTGTGACTAGCTCAAAAACGGTAAGAGATACACCACCTGTATTCATTTTTTCAAAAACTTGACATACTGCCTCTCTAGGCGTTTCCTTGTGTAGCAAAATAACTGGTACATCGTAATGCTCAAACTGCTTCACAATGTCATTATTAAATTTATTGAAAAGCTTGAATTTTTCCTTTTGGTAGTCCCAGTATTCGTTATAACTTGCCATCCAATCGGAGGAGTAAAAAATTTGCGAAATCGGGAACATTTCATTCTGGTACTCTTTTTCAGAAGTTGAGTAATCCGCCACAATTTCTTTACGAAAATTGCGGATGCTCTTGTCCTCTGGAACGCTAACAATAGCTTCCTCACGGTCAATATTTGGGTCGAGCGCTTTGGCAATATCAATGTAATACCATCGGTAAATTACTTTACCCCGTGTATCTTTTGTCTTGACTGGTTTTCCTGATAGCAATGTCTGAAAAAGCGAGGTCAAGCGCTGCTGTCCATCTAGAATTAGTTCCCTTGGTTCTGTCGGATTATCGAGTGTCACTCCTTCAATTGGGCGAGGTTGGAATCGCACATCAGGATTACCTGTTTCGAGCATCATCACTGCTCCAATTGGGTAAGAAAGTGAAATGCTGGCTAACAAGCTGCATACCTGGTCATCGTTCCAAACCCAGCTACGCTGAAAGTCTGGCAGTTGAGCTTTTCCTTCTTTAGTGCTTCGTAACATGTCAAGTAATGGGATACTCTTGCTATCAAAGTTCTTAACTGGTGGCATATCGTTTCTAGTAGTGATTGCAGCAGAGCTAATCAGAAAGCTCTATTTAAAGTATTCCCAAGAGGAAGCTCCAGCTAACAGTGACAAAAAGTTAACAAAGCACTCAGATAGAGGTTGATCGATTGGCATTAGCGAAGCGTGCGATCGCTACAATTAAAACACTAAGCTCCAAGCTTTAAACGCAGCAGTATGGTACAACAACTACCAAACGATACCGCAGCAGCTATCATCTACCCCGATAGGAGAATATTTCGCAACTGGATGATAGGCAATAATCGCAGCACAGATTGTTCGGGACACAGTGATTTGCTTTGATCCATGTAGAGATGGATGCGATCGCATTCACCTCTAAGTGCTAACATACCCCAACCACTTCAGGGGCGTGTTTCCACAACCATAGTGCGAGACGCGATCGCATTGGCACAATCAAAATATAGAAAAGACAACTGACTCAGCACAACGCATGACCACAACAGCAGTCAATCTCTATCTAGAAGGTAACTTTGCGCCAGTACGGGAAGAAATAGCAGCAGATAACCTGAAAGTAATCGGCGAACTACCCCCCGATTTATCCGGGATGTTCGTGCGAAATGGCCCAAATCCGCAGTTTCCACCTATCGGTAGCTATCACTGGTTTGATGGGGATGGGATGTTGCACGGAGTGCGAATCAACAACGCTAAAGCTGAATATCGCAACCGTTACATCCGGACGCGGGGATTTAATATTGAACGCGAGGCTGGTAAGGCGATTTGGACGGGGATGATGGAACCGTCGCGAGGCAACAATCCCTACAATTTTCCTAAAAATACTGCTAACACCGCTCTAGTGTGGCATGATGGGCGACTGCTGGCGCTTTGGGAAGGCGGTGAACCTCACGTTATTAAGGTTCCCAGCTTAGAGACATCAGGTGCTTACACTTACGATGGCAAACTGGCTTCTGCCTTCACCGCCCATCCCAAAGTAGATGCCGAAACTGGCGAAATGATGTTCTTTGGCTACTCCTTTGCTCCACCATACCTGAAATACAGCGTCGTTTCAGCAGGTGGTAAGTTATTGCGAACAGTTCCCATCGACTTGCCGATGGGAGTGATGATGCACGATTTTGCCATCACCGAACACTACACGATTTTTATGGATCTGCCGCTAACCTTCAGCCCACAACGGATGCAGCAGGGTAAACCAGGGTTGATGTTTGAGCGCGATCGCCCTAGTCGTTTCGGTATTGTCCCCCGTCATGGCGATAATAGCAACATCCGCTGGTTTGAAAGTCCTCCCTGCTACGTCTTCCATACCCTCAACGCTTACGAGGAAGAGGATGAAGTCGTGCTTGTCGCTTGTCGCATGAGTTCCACCACTGTCTTAACGACTGATATGACACCCGGTGAAAATGAGGGAGACGCTGGTCGTTTGTACCAATGGCGCTTTAACCTTAGCACGGGTACGGTAAAAGAGGAAATGCTGGATGATGCGCCATCAGATTTTCCCCGTCTGAACGAACAGCTTATGGGACGACCGATGCAATACGGTTATACCGGAAAGATAGCAAATAATCCCATGCCTCTGTTTGAAGGTGTTATCAAGTATGACTTCAGCAGTGGTAAGTCCGAAACTCACAAATTCGGACGCGGACGCTATGGCGGTGAGGCGGTATTTGTTCCCCGTCCTAATGCTACTGCTGAAGATGACGGTTGGCTTGTCACCTTCGTTCACGATCGGGAAGCAGACACTTCTGAACTGGTAGTCGTGAATGCCCAAGATGTGACATCTCAACCAGTGGCGCGGGTTCTCATTCCTCAGCGCGTCCCTTACGGCTTCCACGGTGCATGGATTTCTGAAGAACAGTTGGCTAGTTAGCGTAAGTTAGTCCCCAGAATGTGAAACCCAACAAAACATAGGCATTTGTTGGGTTTTTCCACGTAGGACATGGCATTGCCATGTCCTACCATGTTATTTGCGTCATAGATGGAGCGACCAGCAAAGGCAACAGTAAATCGCTCCTACCGCAACGCGACTCAGAAGCCGAGGGTAAGAAATAGACTGTGCGTTGACAGGCTGATGACTCGGTTAGCACATCTGTAGTTTATTCACAAATGAGAACATTTGGCATATATCTTTCGCCAATAATGATAAGATTTCTCATTAGCGGAGATAGGAGGCTGCCTTGGCCTTCAGAACATTGAGGCTGTACCAGAGCGGTAGACATCGGGCAATATAGCAATTCTCGTTTGGATGCAGTACATGACCTCTCCCCAACCCCTCCCCTGCAAGGGGAGGGGCTAATTTTCCCTTGCCTATTCCAGGGAGGGAGCTGAATCATTAGGTCTGTATTGGATTCAACATATGTATGGTCAATAAAGTGAAAAGACATCAAGAGGGAAGTTGCGAAAATAATCAGGTAAAACCAGTTGTTAAGACACAATCAAATTTCCAAGAAATGAAACTCTGTTGTCTATACATTATTAATTTGTCGAAAAGGTGATGTTTAAATCTCTTTTAAAGTGGGGTTTTCTAAGAAGTCGTTGGCGTTTTCTTGATGGGTTTTTCAAGGGTGGTATAGGCTATAAAGTCAGGGGTTTGAAAGGGAAATCATTCCGACTTCTACCGTTGATATTTGGGTTCATGCTGGTTTTACTTGTGGGGAGTCAAAGTAATAGCTCATCGCCTTCCTCAACTGAAATACTCTGGGACACGTACGGCGTACCGCATATTTACGGCAAGGATGCGAAAAGTGCATTTCAGTCCTTTGGTTGGGCGCAGATGCAAAGTCATGGCAACCTGATTTTACGCCTCTACGGTCAGGCACGCGGACAGGGTGCAGAATACTGGGGAAAAGAGTACCTAGAATCAGATCGATGGGTACAAACAATGGGGATTCCTGAGCGTGCCAGCAAGTGGTATGAAGCGCAAAATCCAGCTTTTCGGAGTTATTTAGATGCCTTTGCTGCTGGGATAAATGCCTATGCTTTGAAACATCCTGAGCTGATTGATGATGAAGTTGAGATGGTGCTGCCAGTTCGACCAGTCGATATAATTGCTCACGAGCAGCGCGTGATGAATTTCACATTTATTGTGAATCCAAAGAGTGTAAAAGAAACTAGCGATCGCATTAACCCCATCGGTTCTAATGGTTGGGCGATCGCACCAGCACGTTCTGCAAGCGGGAACGCGATGCTACTGGCAAACCCGCACCTCCCTTGGTCAGATTTATTTGTTTGGTATGAAGCCCAGATTACCGCGCCTGGAATTGATGCTTATGGGGCGACACTTGTCGGACTTCCGGTATTAGCGATCGCATTCAACAACAACCTGGGATGGACTCACACAGTAAACACCCATGATGGATGGGATGCTTACGAATTGCAGCTCAAAGACGACGGCTACCTCTTTGATGGCAAGGTTCAAGCCTTTGAGACAGAAAAGAAAATATTGAAGGTGAAACAGGATAATGGCACACTGCGCTCCATACCACTTGTAGTGCAACGTTCGATACACGGGCCTGTTGTAGAGCAAAAGGATGGAAAAGCCCTAGCGTTGCGGGTTGTGGGACTTGAACAACCGGGTGCATTAGAGCAGTGGTGGGATATGGCGCGTGCAACCAAGCTGTCTGAGTTTGAGACTGCCCTAAAGCGCTTGCAAATTCCGATGTTCACGGTAATGTATGCAGACCGCCAGGGACACATCATGCACCTGTTCAACGGTCAAGTGCCAATCCGCTCTCAGGGAGACTTTAAATACTGGGAAGGCATAATCCCTGGTGACACATCTACAACCTTGTGGACAAAAGCTCACCCTTATACCGATTTACCGCGAGTAGTTGACCCGCCTAGCGGCTGGTTACAAAATGCAAACGATCCACCCTGGACAACGACTTTCCCAGCGGCGCTAAATCCAGCAGATTTCCCGCCCTATATGGCACCGCAGTTTATGTCTTTCCGAGCGCAACGTTCCGCGAGGATGTTGGATGAGGATAAAAAGATTTCTTTCGAGGAAATGATTAAGTACAAACACTCAACGCGCATGGAACTGGCAGATCGTCTTCTGGATGACCTGATTCCCGCTGCACGGAAGCATGGGGATGAATTAGCGCGTCGAGCCGCCGATGTACTGGAGGCTTGGGACGCATCAGCAAATGCAGATAGCCGGGGTGCCGTACTCTTTTCCTTCTGGGCTGAAGAGATGGACTTCGACAGCGCATTTAGCACCCCTTGGAACCAGAATTCCCCACGCACCACGCCAGACGGTTTGGCAGATCCTCCTCGCGCAGCTAAGGCGCTTTCTACCGCTGCGGCGAAGGTGGAGGCGGCTTATAAGGCGCTTGATGTACCTTGGGGTGATGTCTTCCGGCTGCGGTCTAATAATGTGGATCTTGCTGCCAATGGTGGGCCGGGAAGTCTTGGGATTTTCCGCGTTCTCAATTTTGCTCCGGCGTCAGATGAGCGATTTTTAGCTTTCGATGGCGATTCCTATGTTGCTGCAATCGAGTTTTCTAACCCAGTAAGAGCGATGGCACTTACAAGCTACGGTAATGCAACCCAGCCGGGTTCGCCGCATCTGGGCGAGCAGTTGCAGATGTTCGCTCGAAAACAGTTGCGTCCGGTTTGGCGATCGCGTCAGGATATCGTGGCCCATCTGGAAAAGCGCGAAGTGTTCTAAGTGGCTACTCCCTGACGGCTACAAGATTATTTATTTTGTAGCCGTCAGGGAGTAATTAATGGAAGCGATCGCGTTTTTATGAAATCTTAGCTGGATCTGGTAAAAATCCCCCTTCTCGCAGTTCCTTGACACTATCTTTAACAGCCTGAATTATGTAAGCAATATCTTCATCTGTATGTGCTGTAGATAAGTACCCACCTCCTCCCAACAGAAGTATCCCCCTGTCAAGCAGGTGATAGCGTAACAAATCCATACTTGTTGAGGCAGCAGGATTTTCAGCAGCTACAGAATTTCTTGAAGAAGCGGAGCCGAAAAGCGAACCAAAGTTCACCATTCGGACAGGTACTTTATCTTCTTCAAAATAAGTATTTAATGCTTCGATAAATTGGGATGTACGTTGATTCAACTGCTGTTGAAGGGCAGGCCCCTGAGTTTTTAAATACTTAAGAACGGCCCGTGCCGCAGCCATAGCTAATGGATGCTTGCAGAAGGTGCCTGCAAAAAATGTTGTCTTCGCTTGGGGGTAAGATAAATCGCCATAATTCCACATACCACCATCAATTGCATCCATGTAGACAGCTTTTCCAGCAATAATTCCAATTGGCATACCGCCACCGACAATTTTCCCATAAGTGGCTATGTCTGCTTCAATGCCAAACCATGCCTGTACGCCACCCGGATGAATGCGAAAACCAGTTACCATTTCATCAAATATTAATACCATCCCTGATTCTTTTGTGAGTTCTCTCAGTTCCATGAGAAACGTTTTAGGCTGGAAGTCAGGGCGGCTAGTTTGCACAGGTACAACTAGAACAGCTGCTATTTCTTCTTGATGAGCTTTTATTACTTCAAGTGATTCAGGATTTCCATATTCTAAAACCAAAACATCTTCCACCATATTTGGTGGTATTCCCGGAGCAAGGGGTAATGCCTGTAAATTCCCGTTTTCTGTTTGAGCTTTAACTAATGTGCCATCAAAATGACCGTGATAAGAACCTGAAAAAATTACAATTTTGTGGCGATTTCTTACTGCTCTTGCCAAGCGGATTGCTGTCATCACAGCTTCTGTGCCTGTATTACTAAATGCTACCCGCTCCATCCCCGTTAGTTCACAGATTAACTCAGCTACTTCACCAGCAAACTCTGATTGTGGGCCTAGTTGTATGCCTTTATCAAGTTGCTCTTGCAGTGCTTCTTTAATAAAAGGAGGATTATGACCAAAGAGATTTACGCCAAATCCCA
Coding sequences within:
- the mnmH gene encoding tRNA 2-selenouridine(34) synthase MnmH, which encodes MLRSPNYTKLPFTETYSDIIDVRSQSEFTEDRIIGAINLPVLNDEERAKVGTLYKQCPFTARKLGAALVAQNIAQHLTTYFADKEKDYHPLIYCWRGGQRSNSLAMVVSQIGWQVTIIEGGYKTYRAYVREQLEHLPEKFTYRVLAGMTGSGKTHILRHLEALGVQVLDLEGLANHRGSLLGEEWESGRGEDKEKKALSPQSPIPNPQSPAPSPQSQPSQKHFESLLLHELQSFDPNLPVWVEAESNKIGRVYLPKSLWQQMQQSSGVEIELPLNARIQWLLQEYPQLIAHPEVVKGKLEKLKSRYGGEKIKEWYRLIDAQQGENLVGDLLVCHYDPSYNHAIHRCFPKIERVLSLPDLSDASVTALLKEF
- a CDS encoding tetratricopeptide repeat protein, which codes for MQKQTIIAASSLLLAGIATVHPPVVHASEAMNSLRVKSNQQVNNLLRQGRKLVDAREIAKALKVYQQAAELDKNNPRIFSAIGYLEALQGNYSQAANAYLQAVTLEPKNADFQYALGYSLGQLGDNAGAAAAYARATGLDSKNLNAYLGLGVVLQRLGDYNRAMQAYQGAIALDPQNLEAHKFIGSTLMKQGRSKEAVQALQRAVALAPNDTSLQLSLASAYLKQGNTAAGVAALQRIAQMEPRNPQINLQIGKLLQEQNNLNGALEAYQRAASLQPDLVEAQAGVADVLMKQQDFLMAIVAYRRLIEISPQNAQAYYNLGTALKKRDRIQDAIAAFEQARDLFRRQGHKEDSQRADSALRELKKERS
- a CDS encoding YbhB/YbcL family Raf kinase inhibitor-like protein, coding for MKLKSTAFSADGLIPSKYTCDGADISPPLSWTTPPTGTESLALIVDDPDAPGGIFVHWVLYDLPPEILQLPEAVPTEANVKYGGSQGKNDFGNLGYGGPCPPSGTHRYFFRLYALNRVLDLASGVTKSQLEAAMDGHILAAAELMGCYSRQR
- a CDS encoding GmrSD restriction endonuclease domain-containing protein, whose product is MPPVKNFDSKSIPLLDMLRSTKEGKAQLPDFQRSWVWNDDQVCSLLASISLSYPIGAVMMLETGNPDVRFQPRPIEGVTLDNPTEPRELILDGQQRLTSLFQTLLSGKPVKTKDTRGKVIYRWYYIDIAKALDPNIDREEAIVSVPEDKSIRNFRKEIVADYSTSEKEYQNEMFPISQIFYSSDWMASYNEYWDYQKEKFKLFNKFNNDIVKQFEHYDVPVILLHKETPREAVCQVFEKMNTGGVSLTVFELVTATFAADMFNLREDWATREKALKIHQVLRDIENTDFLQAVTLLATLEKSSVSCKRKDILSLTLEQYKEWADLVTLGFEQAAKFLHTQKIFSDRDLPYQTQLTALAAIFAALGDRTIGAGAIAKLANWYWCGVFGELYNSAIESRLAKDVPQVRDWINGCGAEPDTIRDANFAPDRLLSLYTRRSAAYKGLSALLLRDGGCDFFTSYPIDTLMEFNESIDIHHIFPKHWCQKNGIASEVYDCAINKTPLSAKTNKMIGGKAPSIYLTDIEKKSDILEDNLNEILRSHVVDPASLRTDNFDAFFQARKNALLDRIEKAMGKPILREAAKEIEN
- a CDS encoding carotenoid oxygenase family protein; amino-acid sequence: MTTTAVNLYLEGNFAPVREEIAADNLKVIGELPPDLSGMFVRNGPNPQFPPIGSYHWFDGDGMLHGVRINNAKAEYRNRYIRTRGFNIEREAGKAIWTGMMEPSRGNNPYNFPKNTANTALVWHDGRLLALWEGGEPHVIKVPSLETSGAYTYDGKLASAFTAHPKVDAETGEMMFFGYSFAPPYLKYSVVSAGGKLLRTVPIDLPMGVMMHDFAITEHYTIFMDLPLTFSPQRMQQGKPGLMFERDRPSRFGIVPRHGDNSNIRWFESPPCYVFHTLNAYEEEDEVVLVACRMSSTTVLTTDMTPGENEGDAGRLYQWRFNLSTGTVKEEMLDDAPSDFPRLNEQLMGRPMQYGYTGKIANNPMPLFEGVIKYDFSSGKSETHKFGRGRYGGEAVFVPRPNATAEDDGWLVTFVHDREADTSELVVVNAQDVTSQPVARVLIPQRVPYGFHGAWISEEQLAS
- a CDS encoding acylase, yielding MLVLLVGSQSNSSSPSSTEILWDTYGVPHIYGKDAKSAFQSFGWAQMQSHGNLILRLYGQARGQGAEYWGKEYLESDRWVQTMGIPERASKWYEAQNPAFRSYLDAFAAGINAYALKHPELIDDEVEMVLPVRPVDIIAHEQRVMNFTFIVNPKSVKETSDRINPIGSNGWAIAPARSASGNAMLLANPHLPWSDLFVWYEAQITAPGIDAYGATLVGLPVLAIAFNNNLGWTHTVNTHDGWDAYELQLKDDGYLFDGKVQAFETEKKILKVKQDNGTLRSIPLVVQRSIHGPVVEQKDGKALALRVVGLEQPGALEQWWDMARATKLSEFETALKRLQIPMFTVMYADRQGHIMHLFNGQVPIRSQGDFKYWEGIIPGDTSTTLWTKAHPYTDLPRVVDPPSGWLQNANDPPWTTTFPAALNPADFPPYMAPQFMSFRAQRSARMLDEDKKISFEEMIKYKHSTRMELADRLLDDLIPAARKHGDELARRAADVLEAWDASANADSRGAVLFSFWAEEMDFDSAFSTPWNQNSPRTTPDGLADPPRAAKALSTAAAKVEAAYKALDVPWGDVFRLRSNNVDLAANGGPGSLGIFRVLNFAPASDERFLAFDGDSYVAAIEFSNPVRAMALTSYGNATQPGSPHLGEQLQMFARKQLRPVWRSRQDIVAHLEKREVF